The Gorilla gorilla gorilla isolate KB3781 chromosome 23, NHGRI_mGorGor1-v2.1_pri, whole genome shotgun sequence genomic interval GCATCTAACTCTAGATGTTCCAGGGGTCTGAGACCATCTCCAGCAGGGTCTGGAAGGCCCAATCATTCCCCAGCACGCACAGTCACCACTGGATACTATTTTGCTCTGTGAGTGATGGGGCAGTGAAGCCTGTGAAACAAAGTTGGGACCAGAGTGTCTCTACGGTTGAGGGCTGGGCTTATTTGCTCTCTAAATATAATTGTAAGAGCAAGTAGAAACACCTATCCTGTCTGAGCTTAAAGGATCAAAAAGCTCTGACAGTGTCAGTGGTAGGGCTGGTTCAGGGGCTGCAGTAGTGCTGGTATCCACAGGTgggaccttctcctgccctgatTCCCAAGGACTGGTGCTCTGGGAGGGGTCTGGGAGGTATATTTCTCTTTCACAAATACATGCACAACACATGAATGAGCTACTGGATGagggaagaaatgaatgaatgagggaaaaaagcttcctttctcctctccaggAATTAGCAGTCACTGGTTAGTTCCCCACTGCCCACCAGCCTGTGCAGAGGAGGGAGGAGCAACAGGTCATAGATGTGGTTGCAGCCGTTACTGGACAGAGTGGTCAAGACATCCTGTGTCTGCAGAGGCCCTCCCCAGCCCTCACCTGGACAGTGGAGCTGTTGGCCACAGAGGCAGTGGGAAGAAGGGTGGGGCTCCCAGAGTCGACCCAGTGGGCTGAAACTGGTGCAGTCTGCACCTCACCAGGCAGAGAATGGATGTGGGGCAGCTTGACACCGAGCAGGGGCTCATCTGAGCCTCAGGGGTGGTTGCTCTATCAAAGTGTTTGCAAGTAAACAGTCCCAGTGCACACCCAGCTGCTCAGTGCCACCTCGTGCACCCAGAGCCACTTCAGCCTTGATCACAGGCCTGCACAGGTTCCAGGGGAGGAGACACTCCAGCTTTTTGAGGGAGGGTGAGCATGGGATCAGAGACTTTAAGTCCAAATTtccccttattttttttttaaatcttgcagGTAGTATGCAAACATacatttaatgtattatttttattctcatttatatttttgaggcagggtctccctctgttgcccaggctggagggcagtggtgagattttggcttgctgcagcctcaacctcccaagctcaagtgattttcccacctcagcctcccaagtagttgggactgcaggtgcctggccgccatgaccagctaatttttaaatttttttttgtagagatggggttttgccatgttgctcaggctagactcgaactcctgagctcaagtgatcctcccaccttggccttccaaagtgctgggattataggtgtgagacactgcatccggctcccaaatttcccctttttataaggacaccagttgtaCTGACCGGGGCCCCACCTCTATGACCTCATCTAACCTTCATTAActccttaaaggccctatctccaaatacaggcacactgggggttagagcttcaaccTACAGATTTGAGGGATGCAATTCAGTCTATCACAGCGCCAAGCTGCGCCTGCTCGGTGAGCCAGAACAGGGGTGGGAAAGGCACCAGGCCCTGGTGCTTCTTTCCCATGCCTGAGTCACTCTACTTGGTTCTAGGAAAGAGAGGAGCATGGGCTGAAGGCAGTGCTGCAACATGGAAGGGGCAGAACATCCCAACCCGCTCTGGGCCCCCAATGTCTTCTGCTGTACAAAGCAGGTGTTTTCACCCCCCGAGGATGTGTCCTCCCTTCCTGGCTCACCAAGCATTTAAATGTGGacagaaaatttatttatctgGGGTGCGGTTTCCTCAGGGGGAAGTTGAGGTCACGACCCCTGAGGTACCTTAACCCAAAGGCCTCCAGGGCACTGGCCCCAGAGTCTCCAGCAGGTGCTTCCTCCCTGAATGCTTCCATATGGCAAGATCAGAGCCACAAATGCTGCCCCCACGCTGTTCCGGTAACCGACGCTGCAGACCCAAGAAAGTCTGGGATGGTAGTGGCCAGGAGCAGGGTGTGCCACGGCCCCACCTctcagagcagggaggaggatgcTGGGCCAGCCCTTGGTGACCCCAGGCACCGTGGCCACAGGAGTCAGAGCTCTGCGCGTCTGCACCATGTCCTGGGCTCCTGTCCTGCTCATGCTGTTTGTCTACTGCACAGGTGAGGGAACCCCCAGAGCCCAAAGACTCCTGCCCCTTCCTTCATCCTGCCCTGCCCCCATGGCCCACATGCATCTGTGTCACCAGGTTGTGGTCCTCAGCCGGTGCTGCATCAGCCACCGGCCATGTCCTCGGCCCTTGGAACCACAATCCGCCTCACCTGCACTCTGAGGAACGACCATGACATCGGTGTGTACAGCGTCTACTGGTACCAGCAGAGGCCGGGCCACCCTCCCAGGTTCCTGCTGAGATATTTCTCACAGTCAGACAAGAGCCAGGGCCCCCAGGTCCCCCCTCGCTTCTCTGGATCCAAAGATGTGGCCAGGAACAGGGGGTATTTGAGCATCTCTGAGCTGCAGCCTGAGGACGAGGCTATGTATTACTGTGCTATGGGGGCCCGCAGCTCGGAGAAGGACAGGGAGAGGGagtgggaggaagaaatggaaccCACTGCAGCCGGGACACGTGTCCCTTGAACTGAAGACAGCAGGGGCACGCATCCCCTTGGAGAGGCTGTCGTGGAAGAGGGTGGAGCCGCCGCCTGAAGCGCCGAGGAGGCTGAGCCACTCAGCATCTCCTGGTCCTGCAGTGTTGCTGTAAATCCCCATTGGAGACTGCATTAGGAAATTAAAGCTGCTTGTCACTTTTTGCTGAGTTTGGTCTGACTGTTGTGCGACTTCGTAGTACCAGCCTTGGGCAAAGGCCTGGGGCCCCGGGAGACTGGCAGATCACTGTGGTGAGCACTCACCTGAGTCCTTACTTTTGTGGGCCATGGGAGGCAAGGGGTTGACCGAAGCACCCTGGAGGGGCATCCCTGCCCAGGACAGGACCCTCTGGTGTCATCTGATTCTGCCCAGTGGTTACAGGGCAAACAAGCTTAGAAAGCACCTGGTCTGGGCCTCCGGGGAGAACAGGAGCCAGGTGATAGGCCTAGAGCGGGTTCTCCACCTTGGTCCTATCGACGTTTTGGGCTGGACAGTTCTTGGTTGTGGGGCTGTCCTGCGGATTGTTGAATGGTGAGTGGTTATCTGtggcctctacccaccagatgccCCTTCCCAGttgtgacaaacaaaaatgtctccagacattgccaaatgtccccaggTGGTAAACTCACACTGATTGTGAACCACTGGTCTAGATGAGCAAGTAAATGCATTTACTTATTTGTACAAGAGAGTGGCAGGTGTCGGCAaacatgttctttttttcctttttttagggataaagtcttgctctgtggtccaggctggagtgcagtggtgcaatcatagctcaccgcagcttcaaactcccaggctcaagtgattgtcctgtctcagcctcctgagcagctgagactacaggtgtgcatcaccatgcttagctatttatttagttttatttttggagagatgaatgtctcactatgttgctcaagctgatctcaaactcctgagctcaagtgatccccctgcttgggcctcctaaagtgctgggattagaggcgtgggccactgcacccagcccattttctataaagagccaggtggtaaatatttttggctttgtgggcTATGTGATCTCTGTCACAACTGTTCAATTCTGTCCTAGTAGcaagaaagcagccacagacaaacATGTCAACAAAGACGCATGGCTGTGTTCTTATAAAGCTGTATTTACAGAAACAGATGGGGCTGCACTGGGCTGGGTATGGCGCtcaggctgtagtttgctgagCCCTGCTCGGGAGCACTCCAGCTCCTGTCTCCAGGTTTTAAGCAAGCCATGCTTGGTGGGATAATCAGAGTCCCCCCTCAACTTATCTTGCCTGTGACCCCAGGCAGAAGCCTCTGGACCCATGGAGATACCTAGAGGCATGAAGGACGTGGTCTCACTGAGACTGTGTTGGACTGTCTGGGTGAAGTAGCAATGGGGAGCTCCCTGCAGCCCCGGCCCACAGCAAGGCCCCCTGAGCCCGCGGGTGGTGGGTCTGAGTGTGCCTTGCGGAGAGGGACTCTCAACACTGGGTGTCCACACAACCTGTAGACATGCCTCACTCAGAGAGGTGCCGGGCAAACCATCTCCCTTGTAACCCCAACTTGCCTGGGAACGTGCATTCACCCCAGCTAAAAAGATCCTGAGGCATCTCCCCAGAGAGGTGGACACATGTCAGTATCAGCGTTCCATGTGTGGTCATGAGTCCCTCTCTTGTTAAACAATGgtctccagcactttgggaggccgaggcgggtggatcacctgaggtcaggagttcgagaccagcctacccaacatggcgaaatctcatctctactaaaaatacaaaaattagctgggtgtgttggcacatgcccgtaatcccagctacttgggaggctgaggcaggagaatcgcttgaacccaggaggcagaggttgcagtgagccgagatcatgccactgcactccagcctgggtgacagagagagactccatctcacaaaaaaaaaaaaaaaaaaaaaagaagagacagtgATCTCAGCTTATGCCATGCTCTATGCACTGGGTTCTTCCTGCATCAGGCTTTTACCCCTGGGCCAGgcccacattttaaaacattattatttacttgtttattattttattttagagataggatcttgctatgctgtccaggctggactgctgtggctattcacaggtTCAATTCATGATGctctacagccttgaactcctgggctccattgATCCTCCTGTCTGAGCCTGCTGAGTGGCTGAACTACacgtgtgagtcactgcacctggccatggccCACAGTTTTAAAGACCAGCTAGATGGTTCCAGAGGAACTCTGTCTTCTGCTTGTAACCCGTCCCTCTCTTGCTTCCATCCTTCATGATTCTGGGATTCCATGCTATGAGAAGAGATCTAGAAAGCCGGGAGCTGAGTTGGACTCCTGTATCATCCtcatgcccccaccccaccagctCAATGGAAAATGAGACCTGGAACTCAGGCTTGAGGCCAGACTGAGTGTGAGTCTTAGCTCTGGAGGAGTCACTTAAAATCTAAGCCAACATTTCCAATGTTGCATGTAAAGGGGATAATCATAGAACTGATTAACTTATATAAAAAGTTTttatctggccaggcgtggtggctcatgcctgtaatcccagcactttgggaggccgaggcgggcagatcacctaaggtcaggagtttgagaccatcctgggcaacatggtgaaaccccgtctctaccaaaaatacaaaaattagctgggcatggtggtgggtgcctctgatcccagctacttgggaggctaaggcagaagaattgcttgaacctgggaggcggaggttgtagtgaaccgaaatcgcaccacagcactccagcctgggtgacagagcaagactgtctctcaaaaacaaacaaacaaacaaacaaaaaggttttATCCATCATGAgtgctcaacaaaataatagtatCATGATTTCCCCATCAGTCACCTGCCTGGCCTTCCCTCTTGTCAAATCCTTTCCTTTAGTCTGAGTCATTTCTCACCTTGACCATTATCTGGTCTCCTTCCCATCCATCCTTCTGCTGCGTGCAGTCTATACCCACCACTCCTCATCTTTGTTGCTCCTAGATCCAGCCTTGCATGCATTCCTCCTCTCTAACCCTTTATTGTCTCCCACACTCTAAGGAACATATGCAAGCCACATCTGTAATTTCCAATTTTCTAGTGgctacattatttttaaacagtaaaaacaaataggtgaaatgattttttaatgatatattcTATTTAACATAATAAATCCCCAATATTACCAATTCAAcctataatcaatataaaaattagttactAGATAGtttaaacttgtttttctcttgtattcACACTTCAAAATCtggtatgtattttatattcatgTCTTGGATAATTTGCTCAAGTGGATAATTTGGTCAGCCAAGTGGTCAAGAGCTACATATGGCTTGTGAAGAGACCACTTGGGTTGAGGGGATGCAATTCAGCCTCCTTCCCATGACACAGCCTTTGAAGGCTGGCTCAGGCTTGGTCCCAAGTCCCATTTCTTGTGCACCCTCTCTCCCTGTTTCTGCCATGTTAAGCCAACTGCAACTGACCAAACACCCAAGTCTCTTGGTTGCTTCTAAACCTTTGCCCAAGCTGTTTACTGCCAGGACTTCCTGTCCCTTTGTTGTGGCTTCCACCTGGCTGCACTGACTCGGGGCTCCACAACTGTCTCAAATCTCACTCCTTGGGCAAGACTTCCCCGAGCTCTTCATGCAGTTATTAACTTCCTCCACTGTGCAAACAGCATGTTTTCCTAACTATATTTAGCTTCTACTGCACAGTTATAAATTTATTTAGCAAAGCTCCCTCCCCTACTAATCTGCAGATTCTCAGTGGGCAGGATCTGCTCAACCCATTGATGGGCCTGGTAAACACTTGGCAATTAGAcagttgaatgaacaaatgaatgaatgtgtaacTGAATGAATTTTCGGGTTCCAAGGACCCTGCCATTCTGGGATCCCATTAGGTGGCTGGGGTCACCACCTTAGAGAATTGTGATTCCCTAAGAAGGGAGAACCAGCCCAGACCTTCTTGATCATATTAGTGACTGGCCacatttcctctcctttcccattctctctctctcccacaccCTTACTGCATGACAGTGATGAGAAAATCCACTTGATCAACCGAACTACAACTTTTGGCCTCATCCCTACCCCTCCCTTGCCTTCTGACTAGGGCCACAGTCACCCTGTGGGTTCTTCCTTTTGAGTGTCTctcactcccttcctcctccaTGTCTCTGAGACCAGCCTCCAGCCCTGCTGGCCTGCTCTGCTGCCTTCTGGCTCTTTGTTGAACCCAAGACCGGGgtttatatatgttaaatataaatatatttttccatatgaaatgtaaacatattttaaacattaaatataaatatacatcttAGATATGGCCCGTGTTGGAATGTGTAATAGATTGAGTATATAATGTCTattcaatataaaatttatatttatatatgcagtaATGATTCAAGTTGATTGTAGTTAAGAAAAACAAGCTCCAAATTCGAGAGAAATATGTaagaagagagacaggaagaaaaaataatgaggcaGGTAAATGCCACAGACAATTCGAGACCCACAAGTGCAGAGCAGGCTTCCCAGACCCGGATAATGTCTCCTGGGCTGATAGGAAGCCCTCAACCCCCCAAGTCCTTCTCAGCCATAAACCGCCTGAGCACAGAGCCACAGGGACCGTGTTGGGGCTGGGCCTCCTGACTTCAGTTCCTCTCATTCTgtgcaaaaggaaaaacaattcagAATCTACAGAGGTTTAGATGTGTGTAGATGTGGACAGAGAAGTCCTGGCACGGTGGTTCACTGCCCAAGAAGACAGTGAGTCCCTGGAGGAATAGAAGAATATACATCATGCTAATAtatgtcatcccagtactttgggaggccgagacgggtggatcacttgaggtcaagagttcgagaccagcctggccaacatggtgaatccccgtctctactaaaaatacagaaattagttggCCGTGGGGGTctacgcctgtgatcccagatacttgggagacagaggcaggacgaactgcttgaacctgggaggaggagggtgcagtgagctgagatcatgccattgtactccagcctgggggacagagcaagatcccatctcaaagaaaaaagaaaaagaagttgtgAGTGCTAAGTTCTCTCTGGATTTTCAGGAGGCCAGTTCTCCAGTCCACAGTGGCCTGGGAGGACAGGGGTTCCTGAGGGTGAACAGAGCCTGTGCCCAGTCAGGTAGGATCGCATGTCCCTGAGGTTCAGAACCCAGGAGCATGGGGAGGGTCCGGGGGGT includes:
- the LOC101142660 gene encoding immunoglobulin iota chain; translation: MSWAPVLLMLFVYCTGCGPQPVLHQPPAMSSALGTTIRLTCTLRNDHDIGVYSVYWYQQRPGHPPRFLLRYFSQSDKSQGPQVPPRFSGSKDVARNRGYLSISELQPEDEAMYYCAMGARSSEKDREREWEEEMEPTAAGTRVP